A DNA window from Microcystis aeruginosa NIES-843 contains the following coding sequences:
- a CDS encoding transglutaminase family protein, producing the protein MRYHIRHQTNYFYNQPVILSPHLLRLRPKSDGGQTLREFTLKINPEPLTITNIIDLDGNSCLQIWFNQPTEELLIDVVSEVETHGVNPFQYLLEPWATCLPFDYPISLHSQLQPYRQFYGLANDPDVAALAQEVMQETEGQVLSFLFNLNDKIYRNCQQIIRLNGEPYLPGNTWKNKQGSCRDFVVLFMDVCRCVGLASRFVSGYQEGDLDQGERHLHAWVEVYLPGGGWKGYDPTHGLAVSDRHISLVSSPIPRYCAPVEGNARPVNLGHQVIESQLSSTISIDLLS; encoded by the coding sequence ATGCGTTATCACATTCGGCATCAAACCAACTATTTCTATAATCAACCCGTGATTTTATCACCCCATCTGCTGCGCTTGCGACCAAAATCCGATGGTGGGCAAACTTTGCGAGAGTTCACACTCAAAATTAACCCAGAACCTTTAACAATAACTAATATTATCGACCTCGATGGCAATTCTTGTTTACAAATTTGGTTTAATCAACCGACGGAAGAATTATTGATTGATGTGGTCAGTGAAGTAGAAACCCATGGGGTTAATCCTTTTCAGTATTTGTTGGAACCTTGGGCGACCTGTTTACCCTTTGATTATCCCATTTCTCTCCACAGTCAATTACAACCCTACAGACAATTTTATGGGTTAGCTAATGACCCCGATGTGGCAGCATTAGCCCAAGAAGTTATGCAGGAAACCGAGGGACAGGTGCTATCTTTCCTGTTTAATCTTAATGACAAAATTTACCGCAATTGTCAGCAAATTATTCGTCTTAACGGGGAACCCTATCTACCCGGAAACACTTGGAAAAATAAGCAGGGTTCCTGTCGCGATTTTGTGGTTTTATTTATGGATGTGTGTCGCTGTGTGGGATTAGCTTCCCGTTTTGTCAGTGGCTATCAAGAAGGAGATTTAGACCAAGGAGAAAGACATTTACACGCTTGGGTAGAGGTGTACTTGCCGGGGGGCGGCTGGAAAGGCTATGATCCTACCCATGGATTAGCGGTGAGTGACCGTCATATTAGCCTCGTTTCTAGCCCAATTCCCCGTTATTGCGCGCCGGTAGAGGGAAATGCTCGACCGGTTAATCTCGGTCATCAAGTGATAGAATCTCAGCTATCATCGACAATTTCCATCGATTTGTTATCTTGA
- a CDS encoding pentapeptide repeat-containing protein, translating to MELARPGNTLLANPRVREFLIDSRTGSGKDFAQANLRGAYLEGANLQAANLRLADISEASLQYANLAGANLTEVNAVNADLRHATLTGACVENWNIDATTQLDEVDCQYIYLLNGQKELRPSSGEFQPGEFTKLFAEMFDTVDLIFRNGVDWKAFIAALKEVQVQNEDTPLQIQSIANKGDGVIVVKVQVSPDTDKEKIHQEFNQNYQLQLAAIEAQYKAQLTAKETEIAIYRQQSVDMMEITKTLANRPIHVEAKAMSHSNDSSPNITIRDINNSAVNFGEIIGDVTNTINQIAADASPENAQLKALLQELTQAIEIDSHLDEEEKAEAANQVKKIAQASQNPDDAGLQKKAQRAVNFLETIAKALEPASKLAQACQTALPIILKTLGF from the coding sequence TTGGAATTAGCCCGCCCCGGCAATACCTTATTAGCCAATCCCCGGGTTAGGGAATTTCTGATTGATTCCCGCACCGGAAGCGGAAAAGACTTTGCCCAAGCCAATTTACGGGGGGCATATCTGGAGGGGGCAAACCTGCAAGCTGCCAACTTGCGCCTCGCCGATATCAGTGAAGCCAGCTTGCAATACGCCAACCTTGCGGGGGCAAACCTCACCGAAGTCAACGCCGTCAATGCCGATTTGCGCCATGCTACCCTGACGGGTGCTTGCGTGGAAAATTGGAATATTGATGCCACCACCCAACTGGATGAGGTGGACTGCCAGTACATTTATCTGCTTAATGGGCAAAAAGAGCTCCGCCCCAGTAGTGGCGAATTTCAACCCGGCGAATTTACTAAATTATTTGCCGAAATGTTCGACACTGTTGACCTCATTTTCCGCAATGGGGTAGATTGGAAAGCTTTCATCGCCGCCTTAAAAGAAGTACAAGTGCAGAATGAAGATACGCCGCTTCAGATACAGAGCATTGCCAATAAAGGAGATGGCGTGATAGTGGTAAAAGTCCAAGTCTCGCCCGATACTGATAAAGAGAAAATTCACCAAGAATTTAACCAAAATTATCAACTACAACTCGCAGCCATCGAAGCCCAATATAAGGCACAACTCACCGCCAAAGAGACAGAAATTGCCATCTATCGCCAACAAAGTGTTGATATGATGGAAATTACCAAAACCCTCGCCAACCGTCCCATCCATGTAGAGGCAAAAGCCATGAGCCACAGTAACGACAGTTCTCCAAATATCACCATCCGCGATATTAATAATTCCGCCGTCAATTTCGGCGAAATCATCGGCGATGTAACCAATACCATTAACCAAATTGCAGCCGATGCTTCCCCAGAAAATGCCCAACTTAAAGCCTTACTGCAAGAACTAACCCAGGCGATTGAAATTGACAGCCATTTAGATGAAGAAGAAAAAGCCGAAGCCGCCAATCAAGTGAAAAAGATTGCCCAAGCTAGTCAAAATCCTGATGATGCCGGACTGCAAAAGAAAGCCCAACGAGCGGTTAATTTTCTCGAAACAATTGCTAAAGCTTTGGAACCTGCCAGCAAACTTGCCCAAGCCTGTCAAACAGCCTTACCGATAATTTTGAAAACATTAGGCTTCTGA
- a CDS encoding RNA-guided endonuclease InsQ/TnpB family protein, which produces MIVLEMKAVVKPSQCSAIDEAIRTVQFIRNKALRLWMDAKREDKIDKYSLNKYCAVLAKQFKFVDTLNSTARQASAERAWSAIARFYDNCKKKVKGKKGYPKFQKNNRSVEYKNSGWKLSEDRKKITFTDKKNIGTVKLKGTRDLNFYPIDQIKRVRIVKRADGYYVQFCLSVDIREYAKPLEPTKRCVGLDVGLKVFYANSDGETVEIPQYYQPAEKRLNRLNRKKSKKFRKGQPQSNNYQKARKRYARKHLRVSRQRKGFVEKEALRVIKSNDFIAYENLNIQGMVKNSRLAKSINDVAWSTFRQWLEYFGFKYGKATVAVAPHNTSQNCSNCGQKVPKSLSTRTHICPDCGYVEDRDINAAINILKKGLSTVGHTETNTLGERFPLVWLDTSCQIKETQ; this is translated from the coding sequence ATGATTGTCTTAGAAATGAAAGCCGTGGTTAAACCAAGTCAGTGTTCTGCCATTGATGAAGCTATTCGTACAGTACAATTCATCCGTAATAAGGCTTTAAGGCTTTGGATGGATGCCAAGAGAGAAGACAAAATCGATAAATATTCTCTCAATAAATATTGTGCAGTTCTCGCTAAACAGTTCAAGTTTGTCGATACTCTAAATTCTACTGCTAGACAAGCATCGGCCGAACGAGCTTGGTCAGCTATTGCTCGTTTCTATGACAATTGTAAGAAAAAGGTTAAAGGTAAAAAGGGTTATCCCAAGTTTCAGAAAAATAATCGTTCTGTGGAATATAAAAACTCCGGATGGAAATTATCGGAGGATAGAAAGAAAATCACTTTCACAGATAAGAAAAACATTGGCACGGTTAAACTAAAAGGAACCAGAGACCTAAACTTTTATCCTATTGACCAAATTAAACGAGTTAGGATTGTTAAACGAGCAGATGGTTATTATGTCCAATTCTGTCTCAGCGTTGATATTCGGGAATATGCGAAACCGCTAGAACCGACTAAAAGATGTGTGGGATTGGATGTAGGTTTAAAAGTTTTCTACGCTAATAGTGATGGGGAAACGGTAGAAATACCGCAATACTATCAACCGGCAGAAAAAAGATTAAACCGACTGAATCGGAAGAAATCTAAAAAGTTTAGAAAAGGTCAACCCCAATCAAACAACTACCAAAAAGCTAGAAAGAGATATGCTAGAAAGCATTTAAGAGTAAGTAGGCAACGTAAAGGCTTTGTCGAAAAAGAGGCATTGCGCGTCATTAAATCTAACGATTTCATCGCTTACGAAAACTTAAATATTCAAGGCATGGTAAAAAACTCTAGACTAGCTAAATCTATCAATGATGTGGCTTGGTCAACTTTCCGACAATGGTTAGAATATTTTGGTTTTAAATATGGTAAGGCTACAGTAGCAGTAGCCCCCCATAACACGAGTCAAAATTGCTCTAATTGTGGTCAAAAAGTCCCTAAATCTCTATCTACAAGAACCCATATTTGTCCTGACTGTGGCTATGTAGAAGATAGAGATATTAACGCCGCTATCAATATTCTCAAAAAGGGACTAAGTACCGTGGGACACACGGAAACTAATACGCTTGGGGAGAGATTCCCTCTGGTTTGGTTGGATACGTCCTGCCAGATTAAGGAAACTCAGTGA